In Malania oleifera isolate guangnan ecotype guangnan chromosome 8, ASM2987363v1, whole genome shotgun sequence, a single window of DNA contains:
- the LOC131161626 gene encoding heterogeneous nuclear ribonucleoprotein 1-like encodes MDSDQAKLFVGGISWETSEDSLRDHFNKYGNVLGSVIARDRNTGSPRGFGFVWFSDPSSADRALQDKHVVVGRTVEVKKAIPRSEQHQNQHPHHSDRPQGRGLNRNSSNVSSNNQFKTKKIFVGGLAASLTEEEFRNYFERFGRIMDVVVMHDSTTHRPRGFGFITFDSEDSVENVMQKNFHELNGKSVEVKRAVPKEGNNNSNNSYNTRMVGSRGSPYNGYQHGTYPPYSPTYGVFSGYAPLSGYNGVGGYLYGAGAYGGGYLMGGYGGIGYGMAAHAPRSPWSGPGMVGARGYPLPYGSTAIQPASMNGGFGIMGVGFGGYNGILRPGSDGKLNQVASGDLGLPADARLPQTDGGRSDVHSSASMGSISAAYSIQNQRSLEGQVRPCPVANSS; translated from the exons ATGGATTCTGATCAAGCGAAGTTGTTTGTGGGAGGAATTTCGTGGGAGACGAGTGAAGACAGCCTCAGGGATCACTTCAACAAGTACGGGAATGTTCTGGGTTCTGTGATCGCCAGGGATCGTAACACGGGCAGTCCCAGGGGCTTTGGGTTTGTTTGGTTCTCTGACCCCTCTTCCGCGGATAGAGCTCTTCAAGACAAGCATGTGGTTGTAGGGAGAACG GTAGAAGTAAAAAAGGCAATACCCAGAAGTGAACAACACCAGAACCAACACCCTCACCACTCCGACAGACCACAGGGTAGAGGATTGAATAGGAACAGTAGCAACGTTAGTAGTAATAACCAGTTCAAGACTAAAAAGATTTTTGTTGGGGGTTTAGCTGCCAGTCTAACTGAGGAAGAATTTAGGAATTACTTTGAAAGGTTTGGTAGAATTATGGATGTAGTCGTGATGCACGATAGCACTACCCACCGACCAAGGGGCTTTGGTTTCATAACTTTTGATTCGGAGGATTCTGTTGAGAATGTTATGCAGAAGAACTTTCATGAGTTGAATGGTAAGTCTGTGGAGGTCAAGAGGGCTGTGCCAAAAGAGGGGAATAATAATAGCAACAACAGTTATAATACGAGAATGGTTGGCAGTAGAGGTTCTCCCTATAATGGCTATCAACACGGGACATACCCACCTTACAGTCCTACATATGGAGTTTTCTCTGGTTATGCACCTCTTTCGGGCTACAACGGTGTTGGAGGCTATCTTTACGGAGCAGGAGCTTATGGTGGTGGGTACCTGATGGGGGGCTATGGTGGAATTGGCTATGGGATGGCTGCACATGCCCCTCGGAGTCCTTGGAGTGGCCCAGGAATGGTAGGAGCCAGGGGATATCCACTACCTTATGGCAGTACTGCAATCCAACCTGCCAGCATGAATGGTGGTTTTGGAATAATGGGTGTAGGTTTTGGTGGATATAATGGGATTTTGAGGCCTGGATCAGATGGGAAATTGAATCAGGTTGCTAGTGGTGATTTAGGCCTGCCAGCAGATGCGAGGTTGCCCCAGACAGATGGGGGAAGGTCTGACGTTCATTCTTCAGCTTCAA